A single window of Solanum dulcamara chromosome 5, daSolDulc1.2, whole genome shotgun sequence DNA harbors:
- the LOC129889776 gene encoding uncharacterized protein LOC129889776, giving the protein MDCEVNYKMSSNMMNKKIWSMLLLVVILCGWEIKIGKGEVSESVCREERRIGKKACLPVLFGSNPLAECCERVRVTHLECFCPILTPKLAAILNPRRLIRIAKGCGRTIPRNFKCGSITIPP; this is encoded by the exons ATGGATTGTGAAGTGAATTATAAAATGTCATCAAATATGATGAATAAAAAGATTtggagtatgttgttgttagtaGTGATATTATGTGGTTGGGAGATAAAAATAGGGAAGGGAGAGGTGAGTGAATCAGTTTGTAGAGAAGAAAGGAGGATTGGTAAGAAAGCATGTCTGCCTGTATTGTTTGGAAGTAATCCATTAGCGGAATGCTGTGAAAGAGTTAGAGTCACTCATTTGGAATGTTTTTGCCCAATTCTTACTCCCAAATTGGCTGCCATTCTCAACCCACGCCGACTCATTCGCATTGCTAAAGGCTGCGGACGCACCATTCCTCGCAACTTCAAGTGCGGAA GTATTACCATTCCACCTTAA